From a single Streptomyces liliifuscus genomic region:
- a CDS encoding VOC family protein, with translation MTSIEFLTLEVADPTAAERFYTEAFGLGKEVRLRASEEPTSGFRGFTVSLVVSQPSIVNGFFGAALAAGATELKPAKKSLWGYGGVVQAPDGTIWQLASSSKKDTGPDSRNIDEIVVLLGVSDMAATKQFYVDRGLTVAKSFGSKYVEFDGSSSPIKLSLYGRRGLAKVAGVPPEGSGSHCLTIGGGTETFTDPDGFLWEPAAA, from the coding sequence ATGACTTCCATCGAGTTCCTCACCCTTGAGGTGGCCGACCCCACGGCCGCCGAGCGTTTCTACACGGAGGCCTTCGGCCTGGGCAAAGAAGTACGTCTGCGGGCCTCGGAGGAGCCGACATCCGGCTTCCGCGGGTTCACGGTGTCCCTCGTGGTCTCCCAGCCGTCGATCGTCAACGGCTTCTTCGGCGCGGCCCTGGCCGCCGGCGCCACCGAGCTGAAGCCCGCCAAGAAGTCGTTGTGGGGCTACGGCGGCGTCGTACAGGCCCCGGACGGGACGATCTGGCAGCTCGCGAGCTCGTCGAAGAAGGACACCGGCCCGGACAGCCGGAACATCGACGAGATCGTTGTCCTGCTGGGCGTCTCGGACATGGCCGCGACCAAGCAGTTCTACGTCGACCGCGGCCTCACGGTCGCGAAGAGCTTCGGCAGCAAGTACGTCGAGTTCGACGGTTCGTCCAGTCCCATCAAGCTGTCGCTGTACGGACGCCGCGGCCTGGCCAAGGTCGCCGGAGTCCCGCCGGAGGGCAGCGGGTCCCACTGTCTGACCATCGGCGGCGGCACCGAGACCTTCACCGACCCGGACGGGTTCCTGTGGGAGCCCGCGGCGGCATGA
- a CDS encoding phage baseplate protein, producing the protein MHPIRSNDPGLSRRRLLGTGGGMAAAALLGAGTTLLGAGPAHAVVDDSPRFKLDGDGDNPVKRKSLHANWVMQSFAYDNVNQHIYFAQTNTSNTDPERVGDLWITKTDLSGNELGAMALHNFGHGVQIGVEPYQGSVYLWTEWWSSASGFGTKVGRFKFVNGATLEMTSAAIQDRTPSIADTMVNPQPAIDPSTDRLWVRYKVAADMPRIVGFTMSDARAGRLTEDPEHRLAERALPSRGDWGTANPFQGFAVYGRYAYLLEGAANGPSYISVIDLNGTGQSTVVDRWETTAGASLPGREPQGMAIWLASGAARLAFGFHSNTDGVRQSSVFYKTQFVQAATKAADVQKPEAREEPSSGPRQHPGGHTDQD; encoded by the coding sequence ATGCACCCGATACGTTCGAACGACCCTGGTCTCAGCCGACGGCGGCTGCTGGGCACCGGCGGGGGCATGGCCGCCGCGGCCCTGCTCGGCGCCGGAACCACTCTGCTCGGTGCCGGCCCCGCGCATGCAGTAGTGGACGACTCGCCGCGGTTCAAGCTCGACGGGGACGGCGACAATCCCGTCAAGAGGAAGTCCCTGCACGCCAACTGGGTCATGCAGTCGTTCGCGTACGACAACGTCAACCAGCACATCTACTTCGCCCAGACCAACACGTCGAACACGGACCCTGAGCGCGTCGGGGATCTGTGGATCACCAAGACCGACCTCTCCGGCAACGAGCTCGGCGCGATGGCGCTGCACAACTTCGGCCACGGGGTCCAGATCGGCGTGGAGCCCTACCAGGGCTCCGTCTACTTGTGGACCGAGTGGTGGAGCAGCGCGTCCGGGTTCGGCACCAAGGTGGGACGGTTCAAGTTCGTCAACGGGGCGACGCTGGAGATGACCAGCGCCGCGATCCAGGACCGCACACCGTCGATCGCCGACACCATGGTCAATCCGCAGCCCGCGATCGATCCGTCCACCGACCGGCTCTGGGTGCGCTACAAGGTGGCCGCGGACATGCCGCGCATTGTCGGCTTCACCATGAGCGACGCCCGCGCGGGACGGCTGACCGAGGATCCGGAACACCGGCTGGCCGAACGGGCCCTGCCGTCCAGGGGTGACTGGGGGACCGCCAACCCCTTCCAGGGCTTCGCCGTCTACGGCCGCTACGCCTACCTGTTGGAAGGCGCGGCGAACGGCCCGTCGTACATCTCGGTCATCGACCTGAACGGCACCGGACAGTCCACCGTCGTGGACCGGTGGGAGACGACGGCCGGCGCGTCACTGCCCGGCCGTGAACCGCAGGGCATGGCGATCTGGCTGGCGTCCGGCGCCGCACGGCTGGCCTTCGGCTTCCACTCGAACACCGACGGCGTACGGCAGTCCAGCGTCTTCTACAAGACCCAGTTCGTCCAGGCGGCCACGAAGGCAGCGGACGTTCAGAAGCCGGAGGCCCGGGAGGAGCCCAGCTCCGGGCCCCGGCAGCACCCAGGTGGGCATACCGATCAGGATTGA
- a CDS encoding GH92 family glycosyl hydrolase, with amino-acid sequence MRLSVRRITARAIAVGVSLLIPGLLFGGALPPVAAAAEPVSDPAALVNPFIGTQNFGNTFPGAAAPFGMVQVSPDTGGQGGYDYQQDKIHGFSQTHLSGVGCGVSGELPIMPTTGAVDSVNPDTYRSKFSHDDEEASPGYYRVGLSTYDIEAELTATQRTGWQRYTFPATGAANVLFNTGKANQQVFDSEVHVVGDRTVEGRVRAGGFCAGKDKHTVYFTATFDRPFKDHGTWRGSTPQPGTRDAEGDGANGAWVTFDATDDRDAVVKVGLSYTGMDGARKNLAEETGDSYDFDATRAGLRATWEKQLSSIRIGGGSQERRKVFYSALYHAQLHPNLAGDVDGRYTGFDGAVHTASDFTPYQNLSLWDTYRPQNQLLEMLEPRVARDVALSVLAIGKDGGWLPRWALANSETNIMTGDPVTPFLVEAWSKGLLAGHEDEAYALLKKNATSTPPADSPYNGRSGVDQYSKRGYVPSGLQLKKDCADKGGDNDCTHPASATLEYSAADASLALMAKGLGHGSDARMFASRGQWYRNLWDSSIGQFRPRTTAGTWLTPYDPVEAGHQFHEGGAYQYQWLVPQDPAGLVDLMGGRKATEKRLDSFFAYDRLLTDPAGTAREDWISQPYDYYGKPTYNPNNEPDLHAPYMYLWAGAPAKTATVVRAAMTLFTNGPDGMTGNDDLGTMSAWYVFSSLGLYPTMSGGDFMALSSPQFDSAAITIGRYGKRQGGTLTIDAPGVSDTNRYIQRVSLGGRDVKRTWLDWDKLSHGGTLVHRLGATPSGWGTGADAQPPSVNRADADGRRHLDASLRSSSDVVPVGDTDQTAHLTLDVLGQAPGELRASVTAEAPTGWKVTTTPRSPLRIRSLHLPVQKTVSVKVTVPPGTATGSYPVRLTVEAKGAGTVTRDATVEVRPAAECATATDKQCAVDLSRDMAHDGTATTDKPGQGDFDGSGWSYDADLLPAAGPVTWDGVKYEAPDPTGTATNFVEARGQTLLLPARSHGTLRLVAASHNGPVTTGLTVRYADGSSSEVPVVVGDWAGQAPDGSTVVLDMPHRIKAGQGVDGPPVRLFGSSVELNDAKEIRSLTLPDDPRIEVYAITLS; translated from the coding sequence ATGCGGCTGTCCGTCAGACGGATAACGGCCCGCGCAATCGCTGTGGGCGTCAGCCTGCTCATTCCAGGCCTGCTGTTCGGGGGTGCGCTTCCGCCGGTCGCGGCCGCCGCCGAGCCGGTCTCCGACCCCGCCGCACTGGTGAATCCCTTCATCGGCACCCAGAACTTCGGGAACACCTTCCCCGGGGCCGCCGCCCCCTTCGGCATGGTCCAGGTCAGCCCGGACACCGGCGGTCAGGGCGGATACGACTATCAGCAGGACAAGATCCACGGGTTCAGCCAGACCCATCTCTCCGGGGTCGGCTGCGGTGTCTCCGGCGAGCTGCCCATCATGCCGACCACCGGCGCGGTCGACAGCGTGAACCCGGACACGTACCGCTCCAAGTTCTCGCACGACGACGAGGAGGCCTCCCCCGGCTACTACCGGGTGGGGCTGTCGACGTACGACATCGAGGCCGAGCTGACCGCCACGCAGCGTACCGGCTGGCAGCGGTACACCTTCCCGGCCACCGGCGCGGCGAACGTGCTGTTCAACACCGGCAAGGCCAACCAGCAGGTGTTCGACTCCGAGGTGCACGTGGTCGGTGACCGCACGGTGGAGGGGCGGGTGCGTGCCGGAGGGTTCTGTGCCGGGAAGGACAAGCACACCGTCTACTTCACCGCCACCTTCGACCGGCCCTTCAAGGACCACGGCACCTGGCGCGGTTCAACTCCCCAGCCGGGCACGCGCGATGCCGAAGGGGACGGTGCCAACGGTGCCTGGGTGACCTTCGACGCGACCGACGACCGGGACGCCGTCGTGAAGGTGGGCCTGTCGTACACCGGCATGGACGGTGCCCGGAAGAACCTCGCGGAGGAGACCGGCGACTCGTACGACTTCGACGCGACGCGCGCCGGGTTGCGCGCCACCTGGGAGAAGCAGCTCTCCTCGATCAGGATCGGCGGAGGGTCCCAGGAGCGGCGGAAGGTGTTCTACTCCGCGCTCTACCACGCCCAGTTGCACCCGAACCTGGCCGGTGACGTCGACGGCCGCTACACGGGGTTCGACGGCGCGGTGCACACCGCCTCCGACTTCACGCCGTATCAGAACCTGTCGCTGTGGGACACCTACCGGCCGCAGAACCAGCTGCTGGAGATGCTGGAGCCACGGGTCGCGCGGGACGTGGCGCTGTCGGTCCTCGCGATCGGCAAGGACGGCGGGTGGCTGCCCCGTTGGGCCCTCGCCAACAGCGAGACCAACATCATGACCGGTGACCCCGTGACGCCGTTCCTCGTCGAGGCGTGGTCGAAGGGCCTGCTGGCCGGTCACGAGGACGAGGCGTACGCGCTGCTGAAGAAGAACGCGACCAGTACCCCGCCCGCCGATTCCCCGTACAACGGCCGCTCCGGCGTGGACCAGTACAGCAAGCGCGGCTACGTACCCTCGGGCCTGCAGCTGAAGAAGGACTGCGCGGACAAGGGCGGCGACAACGACTGCACCCACCCGGCTTCGGCGACCCTGGAGTACTCGGCGGCGGACGCGTCACTGGCCCTGATGGCCAAGGGGCTCGGGCACGGCTCCGACGCGCGGATGTTCGCGTCCCGCGGTCAGTGGTACCGCAATCTGTGGGACTCCTCGATCGGCCAGTTCCGGCCGCGCACGACCGCGGGGACGTGGCTGACGCCGTACGACCCGGTCGAGGCGGGCCACCAGTTCCATGAGGGCGGCGCGTACCAGTACCAGTGGCTCGTGCCGCAGGACCCCGCCGGTCTCGTCGATCTGATGGGCGGCCGGAAGGCCACGGAGAAGCGGCTCGACTCCTTCTTCGCCTACGACAGGCTGCTCACCGACCCGGCGGGCACGGCGCGCGAGGACTGGATCTCCCAGCCGTACGACTACTACGGCAAGCCGACCTACAACCCAAACAACGAGCCCGATCTCCACGCGCCCTACATGTATCTGTGGGCGGGCGCGCCGGCGAAGACGGCGACCGTGGTGCGCGCCGCGATGACGCTGTTCACCAACGGGCCCGACGGCATGACCGGCAACGACGACCTGGGCACCATGTCGGCCTGGTACGTGTTCTCCTCGCTCGGCCTCTACCCGACGATGAGCGGCGGCGACTTCATGGCGCTGTCCAGCCCGCAGTTCGACTCGGCGGCCATCACGATCGGCCGGTACGGGAAGCGGCAGGGCGGAACACTGACGATCGACGCGCCGGGGGTGAGCGACACCAACCGGTACATACAGCGGGTGTCGTTGGGCGGCCGGGACGTGAAGCGCACCTGGCTGGACTGGGACAAGCTCTCGCACGGCGGCACTCTGGTCCACCGGCTCGGTGCGACGCCGTCGGGCTGGGGTACCGGTGCGGATGCCCAGCCGCCGTCGGTCAACCGTGCGGACGCCGACGGCCGACGGCACCTGGACGCGTCCCTGCGGAGCTCCTCCGACGTCGTCCCGGTCGGCGACACGGATCAGACCGCCCACCTGACCCTGGACGTCCTCGGCCAGGCCCCTGGCGAGCTGCGGGCGTCGGTGACGGCTGAGGCGCCCACGGGCTGGAAGGTGACGACAACTCCGCGCTCGCCACTGCGGATCCGGTCCCTGCACCTGCCCGTGCAGAAGACGGTGTCCGTGAAGGTGACCGTGCCGCCGGGCACCGCCACCGGGTCATATCCGGTGCGCCTCACGGTCGAGGCGAAGGGAGCGGGCACGGTCACCCGCGACGCCACCGTCGAGGTGCGCCCGGCCGCGGAATGTGCGACGGCCACGGACAAGCAGTGCGCGGTGGACCTGAGCCGGGACATGGCACACGACGGGACGGCCACCACGGACAAGCCCGGCCAGGGTGACTTCGACGGATCCGGCTGGAGTTACGACGCCGACCTGCTTCCGGCCGCCGGTCCTGTCACCTGGGACGGCGTGAAGTACGAGGCGCCGGATCCGACCGGGACCGCGACGAACTTCGTCGAGGCGCGCGGCCAGACGCTGTTGCTGCCCGCCCGCAGTCACGGCACCCTGCGCCTGGTGGCGGCGTCGCACAACGGGCCGGTGACGACCGGGCTGACCGTCCGATACGCCGACGGCAGCAGCTCCGAGGTCCCGGTCGTGGTCGGCGACTGGGCCGGTCAGGCCCCTGATGGCAGCACCGTCGTCCTGGACATGCCCCACCGGATCAAGGCCGGCCAGGGCGTCGACGGGCCGCCGGTGCGGCTGTTCGGCAGTTCCGTCGAGCTGAACGACGCCAAGGAGATCCGCTCGTTGACGCTGCCGGACGACCCGCGGATCGAGGTGTACGCGATCACGCTGTCGTAG
- a CDS encoding threonine aldolase family protein, translated as MSTTIAITPSSRAFSSDNMAGASPQIAQAVADAAAGQVLPYGNDPYTDSARRRLGEIFERDVDVFPVSTGSAANGLSLAALTPPWGSVLSHPESHINTDECGAPEFFTNGAKLVGVPGPDSKIDPDALQAAVRRRAGDVHSVQPSAVSISQATESGSVYTLEEIRRLSAIAKDAGLRVHMDGARFANALVHLGATPAEMTWKAGIDVLSFGATKNGAMTADAIISFAPALAAELAFRAKRAGQLASKMRFHTAQIDAYLTDGLWLRNARQANAMATRLGDGLKATPGAGLLATPQANILFCRLPQEVTEGLLAEGYAFYHDRWEPGIVRFVTAFSHSADDIDQLLDAVRRHTR; from the coding sequence ATGAGCACCACCATCGCCATCACCCCCTCCAGCCGTGCCTTCAGCAGCGACAACATGGCCGGGGCATCCCCGCAGATAGCCCAGGCCGTCGCCGACGCCGCCGCCGGACAGGTCCTGCCGTACGGCAACGACCCCTACACCGACAGCGCCCGCCGCAGGCTCGGCGAGATCTTCGAGCGGGACGTCGACGTCTTCCCGGTCTCCACCGGATCCGCCGCCAACGGCCTGAGCCTGGCCGCCCTCACCCCGCCGTGGGGCAGCGTGCTCTCGCACCCCGAAAGCCACATCAACACCGATGAGTGCGGGGCTCCGGAGTTCTTCACCAACGGCGCCAAGCTCGTCGGGGTGCCGGGCCCCGACAGCAAGATCGACCCCGATGCGTTGCAGGCGGCGGTGCGCCGTCGGGCCGGTGACGTGCACAGCGTGCAGCCGTCCGCCGTGAGCATCAGCCAGGCCACGGAGAGCGGCAGCGTCTACACCCTGGAGGAGATCCGCCGTCTGTCCGCCATCGCCAAGGACGCGGGACTGCGCGTCCACATGGACGGCGCGCGCTTCGCCAACGCCCTGGTGCATCTCGGCGCCACGCCGGCCGAGATGACCTGGAAGGCCGGCATCGACGTGCTGTCCTTCGGCGCCACCAAGAACGGTGCGATGACCGCCGACGCCATCATCTCCTTCGCCCCCGCACTCGCCGCCGAACTCGCCTTCCGCGCCAAGCGAGCCGGCCAGCTCGCCTCCAAGATGCGCTTCCACACGGCCCAGATCGACGCGTACCTCACCGACGGTCTGTGGCTGCGCAACGCCCGCCAGGCCAACGCGATGGCCACCCGGCTCGGTGACGGTCTCAAGGCCACCCCCGGCGCAGGCCTGCTGGCCACACCGCAGGCCAACATCCTCTTCTGCCGTCTGCCCCAGGAGGTCACCGAAGGGCTCCTGGCCGAGGGCTACGCCTTCTACCACGACCGCTGGGAACCGGGGATCGTCCGGTTCGTCACCGCCTTCTCCCACAGCGCCGACGACATCGACCAACTCCTCGACGCGGTCCGCCGCCACACGCGCTGA
- a CDS encoding helix-turn-helix domain-containing protein, giving the protein MTPPPTGRQPVSSTAAAVGAKIRLRRQQRGMSAAEMARRAGLSKATLSQLEAGNGNPTIDTLDAIAVALRIPIADLLARDADTGPVFRPGTDAEPGEVSRELLRRISSGNSLEIWRLRIPPETELPGVPHATGTIEHLLIATGHVTAGPVDAPQDLGPGDMLAFAGDAPHFYRTGAEEVDITVVFASPIST; this is encoded by the coding sequence ATGACGCCCCCGCCGACCGGCCGTCAGCCAGTGAGCAGTACCGCCGCCGCGGTCGGCGCGAAGATCCGGCTGCGCCGTCAGCAGCGCGGTATGAGTGCCGCGGAGATGGCCCGGCGCGCTGGGCTGAGCAAGGCCACGCTGTCGCAGTTGGAGGCCGGCAACGGCAATCCGACGATCGACACCCTGGACGCGATCGCGGTCGCCCTGCGCATCCCGATCGCCGACCTGCTGGCGCGCGACGCCGACACCGGGCCGGTCTTCCGGCCGGGCACGGACGCCGAGCCCGGTGAGGTCTCCCGGGAACTGCTGCGCCGCATCAGCAGTGGCAACAGCCTGGAGATCTGGCGGCTGCGCATTCCGCCCGAGACGGAGCTGCCCGGTGTCCCGCACGCCACCGGCACGATCGAGCACCTGCTCATCGCCACCGGGCATGTCACCGCCGGTCCCGTCGACGCCCCGCAGGACCTGGGACCCGGCGACATGCTCGCCTTCGCCGGGGACGCCCCGCACTTCTACCGCACCGGCGCCGAGGAAGTGGACATCACCGTCGTCTTCGCCTCGCCCATCAGCACCTGA
- a CDS encoding alanyl-tRNA editing protein produces the protein MVHSIAVLEVGAQVSAYLDDTYLEQVDTRVIAVDERDGTPWAAVERNPFHPQGGGQPADRGWLEDTEVVPVRDRESGLVLVRAVEGGSLPPLAEGQNVRARIDLRVRTAHAALHTAGHLVEAAGRMQGWEMVASNHFPGQARIEFQAPRTDTRLADPEGREEVTALLRVAVAAAVADDLPVFARCLADGRRVVHLDSLHSAPCGGTHVRSLGDLADVVLPTLKVKKGRIRVSYTATHVLSYTATHVPRAATHVPYDAAPHVSGTATHRSH, from the coding sequence ATGGTTCACTCGATCGCGGTGCTTGAGGTTGGCGCACAGGTCAGCGCCTACCTCGACGACACCTACCTGGAGCAGGTCGATACGCGGGTGATCGCGGTCGACGAGAGGGACGGAACGCCATGGGCGGCCGTCGAGCGCAACCCCTTCCATCCGCAGGGCGGGGGCCAACCCGCCGACCGGGGGTGGCTGGAGGACACCGAGGTCGTCCCGGTGCGGGACCGCGAGTCGGGACTGGTCCTGGTCAGGGCAGTTGAGGGCGGCAGCCTTCCGCCCCTCGCCGAGGGACAGAACGTGCGGGCCCGGATCGACCTTCGGGTCCGGACCGCTCACGCCGCACTGCACACGGCCGGACACCTCGTCGAAGCGGCCGGGCGGATGCAGGGGTGGGAGATGGTCGCCAGCAACCATTTCCCCGGTCAGGCACGCATCGAGTTCCAGGCCCCGAGGACGGACACACGGCTGGCCGACCCGGAAGGGCGGGAGGAGGTGACCGCCCTGCTGCGCGTCGCCGTGGCAGCAGCGGTCGCCGACGATCTGCCGGTCTTCGCGCGGTGCCTCGCCGACGGGCGGCGCGTGGTGCACCTGGACTCGCTCCACTCCGCGCCGTGCGGGGGTACGCACGTGCGCAGCCTCGGCGACCTGGCCGATGTCGTGCTGCCTACGCTCAAGGTCAAGAAGGGCCGCATCCGCGTGTCCTACACCGCGACGCATGTGTTGTCCTACACCGCGACGCACGTGCCCCGCGCTGCGACGCACGTGCCATACGACGCCGCACCCCACGTATCGGGTACCGCAACGCACAGGAGCCACTGA
- a CDS encoding LamG domain-containing protein gives MGSCAVALLFTATGTAYAVDNLPPKQPLVQDLKSGSKACATGDNTPYVSAPPRLDAVLYDPEEDNQPSEFSPVTGEFEAWWTDASGVEQRRDHTTITQSSGSHHYWTVPGDIPANTVVSWHVRANDGKATSAWSDEGDGSVCSFVYDDVSPAKATITSPEYPNPEEVFWVDGVGVYGHFTMDSPSDDVVSYTYGFLGGPYGTVSAERPGAAVTIPYLPLTSGPKALTVRAIDRSGRSSGESRYEFNVKAGRAPVARWKLDDPAGSRSAAAETGTAARAGTGVTFGGPVPAGTNTSATVGLDGSGHGFLTPDAPATDIRKTFAVSAWVRPTSTGRNMTVASQDANGTPGFGLGLRRQDSGAAWSFSVGGARVSGGAPETGEWAHVLGLYDAETAKARLYVNGHEVGTAADAAPAEAAGAFQIGRARGTAGYRDRWQGNIGDVQVHDRVVVPEEVAELAYRKPKLLGHWSLENATDGVSPEQSDGAPLRLGAGASIYRGSDSSCIPDLDPDCTYVPPPLVGDGHLRLDGESGYAAADGPVVDTGDSFTLGVVVRLADSEPAHPMTVLSQAGEHTDAFKVRYEPSSHTWQLVMPEKDEAGAPEQVVSQIEGADGGEGQGHHLAVVYDDATDTIKLYLDGYTNAQATASLPNGWNSTGALQIGRAKAADGWGEYLHGDVDEVQAYSGALRDGDVRGLGSGTDPCLC, from the coding sequence ATGGGGAGCTGCGCGGTGGCGTTGCTGTTCACGGCCACCGGGACGGCGTACGCGGTGGACAACCTGCCGCCGAAGCAGCCGCTCGTCCAGGATCTCAAGTCGGGAAGCAAGGCCTGCGCGACCGGCGACAACACGCCATACGTCTCGGCGCCGCCCAGGCTCGACGCAGTGCTGTACGACCCGGAGGAGGACAACCAGCCCTCCGAATTCAGCCCGGTCACCGGCGAGTTCGAAGCCTGGTGGACGGACGCGTCAGGCGTGGAGCAGCGGCGCGACCACACCACCATCACCCAGTCGTCCGGATCGCACCACTACTGGACGGTGCCGGGCGACATCCCGGCGAACACCGTCGTCTCCTGGCACGTCCGCGCGAACGACGGCAAGGCGACCTCCGCGTGGAGCGACGAGGGCGACGGCTCGGTCTGCTCGTTCGTGTACGACGACGTGAGCCCGGCGAAGGCAACGATCACCTCTCCCGAATACCCCAACCCCGAGGAAGTGTTCTGGGTTGACGGAGTGGGCGTCTACGGCCACTTCACCATGGACTCACCCTCCGACGACGTGGTGTCGTACACGTACGGCTTCCTGGGCGGCCCCTATGGGACCGTTTCCGCGGAGCGTCCCGGCGCGGCGGTGACCATTCCGTACCTGCCGCTCACCTCGGGGCCCAAGGCGCTGACGGTCCGCGCGATCGACCGGTCGGGCCGGAGCAGCGGGGAGTCCCGGTACGAGTTCAACGTGAAGGCCGGCCGTGCTCCCGTCGCCCGCTGGAAACTGGACGACCCTGCGGGTTCCCGCTCGGCCGCTGCCGAGACCGGCACCGCCGCCCGTGCCGGCACCGGCGTGACCTTCGGCGGCCCGGTACCCGCGGGCACCAACACCTCCGCCACGGTCGGTCTCGACGGCAGCGGCCACGGTTTCCTCACCCCGGACGCCCCGGCGACCGACATCCGCAAGACCTTCGCGGTGAGTGCGTGGGTGCGGCCCACCTCGACCGGACGGAACATGACGGTCGCCAGCCAGGACGCCAACGGGACTCCCGGCTTCGGCCTGGGGCTGCGCCGTCAGGACTCCGGTGCCGCCTGGTCGTTCTCGGTCGGTGGCGCACGGGTGTCCGGCGGCGCCCCCGAGACCGGCGAGTGGGCCCATGTGCTGGGTCTGTACGACGCCGAGACCGCAAAGGCGCGGCTGTACGTCAATGGCCACGAGGTCGGGACGGCGGCGGACGCGGCTCCGGCCGAGGCGGCCGGCGCTTTCCAGATCGGGCGCGCCCGAGGGACGGCCGGCTATCGGGACCGGTGGCAGGGGAACATCGGTGACGTTCAGGTTCACGACCGGGTAGTGGTGCCGGAGGAGGTGGCCGAACTGGCGTACCGCAAGCCGAAGTTGCTCGGCCACTGGTCACTGGAGAACGCGACGGACGGCGTGAGTCCCGAGCAGTCGGACGGCGCGCCTCTGCGGCTCGGTGCGGGTGCTTCGATCTACCGGGGCTCCGACAGTTCCTGTATCCCGGACCTCGACCCCGACTGCACCTACGTGCCGCCGCCGCTGGTCGGTGACGGGCATCTGCGTCTGGACGGCGAGAGCGGGTACGCCGCTGCCGACGGGCCCGTCGTGGACACCGGGGACAGCTTCACGCTCGGTGTGGTCGTGCGCCTCGCGGACTCCGAGCCCGCCCACCCGATGACCGTGCTCTCGCAGGCCGGTGAGCACACCGACGCCTTCAAGGTGCGCTACGAACCGTCCTCGCACACCTGGCAGTTGGTGATGCCGGAGAAGGACGAGGCCGGAGCCCCGGAGCAGGTGGTGTCCCAGATCGAGGGCGCGGACGGGGGCGAGGGCCAGGGGCATCACCTTGCTGTGGTCTACGACGACGCGACCGACACGATCAAGCTGTACCTCGACGGGTACACCAACGCCCAGGCCACCGCGAGCCTGCCCAACGGCTGGAACAGCACCGGCGCCCTCCAGATCGGCCGGGCCAAGGCCGCCGACGGCTGGGGCGAGTACCTGCATGGCGACGTGGACGAGGTACAGGCCTACTCCGGCGCGCTGCGGGACGGGGACGTCCGCGGCCTCGGGTCGGGCACGGATCCTTGTCTGTGCTGA
- a CDS encoding macrolide family glycosyltransferase produces MSTIAFLNIAMHGHVNPTLPVAAELVRRGHSVTYHTSPAFRAEIEAVGATVCLYPGGDQPLPDPPTPVTLMEGLASTAVRLLPSVLIDLRLLQPDLIVHDSACLWGAIAARELEVPAASSFTTFAFNRHVPSPTRGSWDLLAEAATRPDSLKGYLRARRGLRRFDTSGLPLLDLGNIRQPLNLVYTSRVFQPAVEEFDRSYRFVGASIGARPADPSFPADRLRDPVLYASLGTVFNADPRLLRAFATALAPLGGTVVVSTGQTDPAALGPLPPNVLARRSVPQPEVLARASLFVTHGGMNSVNEAMYAGVPMLVVPQGADQPMVARRVAELGAGLSIRTQDVTEDSVRALAGRLLHEPRFRAAAATLRGAQHEAGGYRRAADECERYLRTNAVAGRPAIADPSRRG; encoded by the coding sequence GTGAGTACCATCGCGTTCCTGAACATCGCCATGCACGGGCACGTCAATCCGACGCTGCCGGTGGCGGCCGAGCTCGTTCGCCGCGGCCACTCCGTCACGTACCACACCTCGCCCGCCTTCCGTGCGGAGATCGAGGCCGTCGGCGCGACGGTGTGTCTCTACCCCGGGGGTGACCAGCCGCTTCCTGATCCGCCGACGCCCGTCACGTTGATGGAGGGGCTCGCGAGCACCGCCGTCCGTCTGCTGCCTTCGGTGCTGATCGACCTGCGCTTGCTCCAGCCCGATCTGATCGTTCACGACAGCGCCTGTCTGTGGGGCGCGATCGCCGCCCGCGAACTCGAAGTACCGGCGGCGTCGTCGTTCACCACGTTCGCCTTCAACCGGCACGTGCCCAGCCCCACCCGAGGTTCATGGGACCTGCTGGCCGAGGCGGCGACTCGGCCGGACAGCCTCAAGGGCTATCTGCGGGCGCGCCGGGGGCTGCGCCGCTTCGACACGAGTGGGCTGCCCCTCCTCGACCTGGGGAACATCCGCCAGCCACTCAACCTGGTCTACACATCACGGGTGTTCCAGCCTGCCGTCGAGGAGTTCGACCGGTCCTACCGGTTCGTGGGCGCCAGCATCGGCGCCCGCCCGGCCGACCCGTCGTTCCCGGCCGATCGGCTGCGGGATCCGGTGCTCTACGCCTCGCTCGGCACGGTCTTCAACGCCGACCCGCGGCTGCTGCGCGCTTTCGCCACGGCGCTCGCCCCGCTGGGCGGCACTGTCGTCGTCTCCACCGGGCAGACCGACCCCGCCGCGCTGGGTCCGCTGCCACCCAACGTGCTCGCCCGCCGCTCTGTCCCACAACCGGAGGTACTGGCCCGCGCGTCGCTGTTCGTCACCCACGGCGGTATGAACAGCGTCAACGAGGCCATGTACGCAGGTGTTCCGATGCTGGTCGTCCCGCAGGGCGCCGACCAGCCGATGGTGGCCCGCCGTGTCGCGGAACTCGGCGCCGGCCTGTCGATCCGCACCCAGGACGTGACCGAGGACTCCGTACGTGCCCTCGCGGGGCGTCTGCTCCACGAACCGCGGTTCCGGGCTGCCGCTGCCACGCTGCGGGGTGCTCAGCACGAGGCGGGCGGATACCGGCGTGCCGCCGACGAATGCGAGCGGTATCTGCGCACGAACGCCGTGGCCGGTCGGCCGGCTATCGCGGATCCGTCCCGGCGAGGCTGA